AATTATGAGGTATGTAAATGGTCAAACTTGGTCAGTTGTTCTTCAAGCTGACATTGATGAATTACATATAATTCAATTTCATTATTGGGCTAAGGATATGAGGTACTTAACCGTAGATAAATATGCATGTAAAATTAACCAAAAAGGAGAATTTAGATTTCTGAAATATGATGTTGATGTGTTAGCTTTCTGTCAAGACCTCAAGGATGGGGATTTTATTGATATGTATATATGTCACACAATTAATACACCATGTATTAATTTGGACCTAGATGAAATATTAAGTAGTGGTGGTTTAAATGTGGACCTCACTAATGTTAAGCCATTTGGCTTTAATGAAATGTCACATGGGCAAACAAGTGATGTTAATGCTAGGGCAACACACTCACCTAACAATGATATAAATAGGGGTGATAACATTCATGGGAAGGGTAAAAAGAGGGCTGCTGAAAGTTCTTCTGAAACAGAAGAGTCTAGTGAAGATGAAGGTGACTTCTATACCTTTCATTTAGCAACTAATTCTGAGGGTGATGCTGAGGGTGATGCTGAGGGTGATGCTGAGGGTGATGAGCTAAGTACTGAGAGTGATAAAGATTATGAGGCTATttctgaagatgatgatgatgatgatatagaTGAGTCATTATATGGTTCTGATCAAGTGACCTAGAACCTGAAGTTGTTGCTGCTAGACAGGCTAAAGTGAATGCAAAGAGTAGTAAATTAAGATCTTCTGAAGTTAATACTGATGAGATACCTAGTGGACCTGTAGGTATAGACCCTGGTTTTGAAGACATGTATAAAGATATGGGATTCAAATATACTGGAAAGTTGGGAGGGGATGAGCAATATCTGGACAGTTCAGATCCAAGTAGTGAGGATACAGATGATGAAGtagatgaagaagatggggtGCATAACCCTCAACCAAGAAGATACAGCAGTAGGGTACACTTTGATCCTGCTTGTAAGAAAATTTATTTCCAGTTGGAAATGGTGTTTGAAAATGTGAAACAGTTCAGATCTGCTTTGCAAGATTATACTGTACAAAGAAGAGTTCAAATTAAGTTGAGGCCTAATGAACAACATAGGGTTAGGGCAAAATGTGTGAACTCAACAAGATGTAGATGGCATATTTTGGGAAGTTTGGAGGGACACACAGGGAATTTCATTGTCAAGAGCTACTATCCTGTTCATAAGTGTTTTAGAGCAACCAAAAACAAGATGTCTAATACAACATGGGTAGCTAAACatttcaaggacaagattatcaACCAACCTGACATTAAGCTTAGGAAGTTGTAGGATTTGATTAGGATAAAGTATGTTATGTATGTTGGAAAATCCATATGTGCTAGGGCTAAACATCAGGTCATGGGTCAATATCTTGGTGATTACAAGAAGGAGTTTGCCAGAATATATGATTATGCTGACATGTTGAGGTCTACAAATCCTGGCAGCACTGTTTTTGTGAAGACCTCCAATAAGACAATACCTAGTAAGGAGGTGTTTGTGGGTATCTATATTTGTCTACATGCTTGTAAAGTTGGTTGGTTGAAAGGGTGTAGAAATGTTATTAGCTTTGATAGAGCATTTCCAAAGGGTGTGTGTAAGGGTGAGCTATTATCATGCATTGGTAAAGATGGTAACAACCAAATGTACCCTGTTGCCTGGGCAGTGGTGGAAAAGGAGACAAAGCACACATGGTCATGGTTTTTTAGGTGCCTGATGCATGATCTACAGCTCACTGAATCCCAAGGTAAGGGGCTGACCATAATTTCTGATATGCAAAAGGTATATACTACACCCCTGGTCTTCTTTTAATTACTTGGATACTTTATATATGTTTCTgatattctaatttttttttgttgcttaAGGGACTTGTTGCATCTGTTTCTGAGTTGTTACCAAATGCTGAGCACAAAATGTGCTCAAGACACATATGGAGCAACTGGAAACAAAAGTGGAAAGGGGAGGAAAGAAGGAAGAAGTTTTGGGCCTGTGCAAGGGCTTAATTTGAAGCATATTTGAAGGCTAAGATAGTTGAGCTGGCAGAATTAGGTGATAGTAAGATCATTGAGGACTTGCTGAGATACCCAAAACAATGTTGGTGTAGAACATTCTTCAAAGATTGGAGTAAATGTGATTCTGTGGAGAACAACATGTGTGAGACCTTTAACAGTTGGATCTTGTACGTTAGGCACAAGTCTATCATAACCATGTTAGAAGAGATTAGAGTGAAGTTGATGGAGAGGATGACTACCATGAGAGAATTTGCAACAAGGTGGATTTCTGATGTATCTTCTATGGCAATGGGGTACATAGAGGAACAATCTCAATATGTTGTTAAGCATGAATTTAAATGGAATGGGGATACTGGGTATGAGATACAACATGGGGTTTAAAAACATATTGTTGACTTCTCCAACAATACATGCATATGTAGATCATGGCAACTCAAAGGAATATCATGCTCCCATGCAATATGTGCAATATTTTTTAAGATATTTGAGTCTGCTGACTATGTAACCCACTGGTACAagaaagaaacatacctgaaggcTTTTAGTTGCACATACAGCCAGTAACCAACATGGAGATGTGGCCATCAATACAGAATCTAACTGTTGAGCCTCCTGTGATTACCAAGATGCCTGGTAGAcctaagaaaaatagaaaaagagctCAAGATGAACCTAAGAAGAAGTTTGGTAAGAGATCAAGGAAAGGGACACCAATGACATGCTCTAATTGTAAGACAGTAGGTCATAACAAGAAGGGGTGTCCTATCCTGGTAATGCATTCAATTTGTATCTGATTATGTGTTGTACTTTGGTTGTTTCTatatctcattttttattttggaaatttcataaAGGACAAGGATTTGGAACAACATGAACCAGTAATGCTGGTGCTACCCAACCATCACAGGCTGCTCAAACAACAACTTAACAATCAGGTCCTACAAGTGATTCTGGAACTGCCAGGGACAGAAATACTCAACCATCAGTTGTTGCAAGTACATCTGTAAGTATTCATTTTAGTTAATTTAGTTAATCTGTATTAGGACCAAAATTTTTAAATTACAAGAAAGTACTTTATCTTACATCAGGATACTGGAAGTACGAGATCAAGAACTTCTGAGGATATTATAGCTAGTAttagaggaaggccaagaggtaGTGGACTACGAGGAAGACCAAGAACTACTGGATTTGGTATATTGTTTAGTGATACATGAACAGTGATAGAAATGGTAAGATCATtaaggatttgaatttttatttatatattagtaGTTTGGGTACTAATTTGGCTTCATAAGCAGTGTGGAGCAAGAGATAGGGCACATTCTGCTCCTACAAAAGTAGTGGATGCTGGGCAGACCAATATCGATCTTGGATACAGTGCACCTGGACTAAGGTGGCAAAGAAGAAATGCTATATCACAAAGGCAACTTCAACAACAGTTGAGGAGAAAACAAACTCAAGCAAGCCTTAGCCAACCTCAAGTCCATTCTTCATCTCAGCCAAGCAGTCTCCATGTCCAAACTTGAGCCAATCTCAGCAAAACATCAACCAATCTCAACCTTGAAGCTGACTGATTGTTTGTTTTTGTGGTAAGTTAAGTCTGTTAATTGCAGAACTTAATTTGTAGGTTAACTTAAATCTGTTTAACTATGACTTTTCTTTTGGAACAATGTTTAAACTATTTCTGCTACTAGACAGCAGTTCAGTACTAATTTTGTCAACCAAGAAGGCTGATCGAACTTGGTTGTTTATATATGTGTGCTTGTTTATGTTAAAATTGCTTTTCATTCCACAAAAAGTACATCATTCATTCCGTCATTATCATTGTATATAGGGTTATGAAGTTAGTGCTAACTACACTAAGAAGAAAAGTATAATTATTAGTGCTACTACAACAACTAAAGTTACAATGATCTTCACCCTCTTACTACGTTGTAGTCGATCTCTCTCTTTAATTCTTGATAACAGCCCAGAAATCACCTGTTTATAGTGATCTGGAAGAGGTGGGTCAAACCACCTAAAAAAATTACAAGAATTGGCTCGACCATAGTTTGAGCACCCATAAAACTTCCTTCCTGGATTTGTTAGCTTCCAAGTGATGCAAATATGAGCTTCGACTCCACAATGACAAAATACAGGACTTTGATTCATTATCACAatctggaaaaagaaaaaaaaattaaagaaaacttcagattttaagaaATAGGCGAAATGAAGCTTCAAATGCATATAATAGAGGGATAATGTGTATCCAATTGAAAGAATAAGACCTCACTTAAATAGGCCCTATTTTTTACCGTTGGGCGTTAGGAAGGGGGTCTCTCGCGCTCCTAAAAGTCGTGACATTCACGCAGGGGGCTGACTAGGACCAACTGACGCCACATGGGATGGGTCAACGGTCAATTGTGTTTATTAGTTATAGGTTTCAGGAGTTTGAGTGTTTAAATGGGAAAGACAAAAGTTTATGTATCGGCTTTCAAAAGCCCTACAAGGTTTAAGTGGCCAAGAAGTCATTTCGCCAACAATTTCTTACCCAAATTGGACTACCTATATTACTTTTGACTCATTTTTGATATTAAACACGTCCAATAGTGGTTAACTAATTCAACTGGTCACAATACAAAGTAATCCTTGAGTGGGCCTTAACTTCTGTTCTGGCTCATCCAAATTGTAGTATAAACAATATGTTGACGTCATTTCAGGAACTTCATATTACGCAAATACCTTCCTCTCCTATTCTCTAGGTCAATTTTTTTCGTGGCtcttcataattttttttaattttataattttatctattttttgcacataaaaaatttatttttatacgTAATAGATCTGTTATTTATAcataaaaaatctaaaaagattatttacttaattttaaaattataaagaaGCATGATATACAAATAGTGATAGTGTAAACTGTAGatgatagaaaagaaaaaagaaatattgtCCGCCTGTATTTTGATACTTGTATTTTGATAAGATGTCaagaattatttctaaatttaatcAAACTAGTGTGATTTTAAGATTTTTCGCAAACAAAGGAACATCAAAACAGTTGCCGCCAGCAACCCATAAACAAAGCGGATTAACAACAACGTGGCAAGTTGTGGATCTGTTGTAGCTGACACCAAGCTACCCACTACAGAAATATCGTATTGGCCGACAACTCAACACCCTATGATTCGTAATCGTTAATAATCAACTCACTCTCCACCGTTCACGTGTCACTCTCGTCCACACAACACAAATCATCCCATTTTCACGGACTGTACGGTCACATCACGGTCGAACCATGTCGACCCCCACTCACTCAACCATCGTCGTAACAACAAAGAAACACAAACAAAATGGACTCCACATTTTCCGCAGAGTCCGAATAGTAATTTAACAGTACATTAGGGACATTTATGTCTTTTCGTCTTCTTTCCTGTTTTTAATCATAAAAACATTTAAATATAAGTTAACACTATTTTTTTGGAAGATATGCAAAGGATATTTGTCAGATAAATCTCTCTGCTTTAAAAGAAGCTGCTATACTCAGAGTCGCAGGTTTTAAAGTTGGCAAATGTGAAATCTCGCCGGAAACTTCACCGGGAAAACGCCAATATAAGCTGCTACGTTCATATTTACAGTATTTGTTTGAGAAATGCAAGATATACATCCGATCGGCGGCGGTGGAGGACGGTTTTTTGGTGGTGGAGGAGACAGGAGGTTAAGGCCTAACAATCACCAAAACCAGCAAGTTTTAAAGTGTCCACGTTGTGATTCTCCAAACACAAAGTTCTGTTACTATAATAACTACAATCTTTCTCAGCCGAGACACTTCTGCAAAAGTTGCCGGAGATACTGGACTAAAGGAGGAGTCCTCCGTAACGTTCCCGTCGGTGGTGGCTGCCGGAAAAGCAAGCGTTCAAAACCAAAGCCCGCTCCTCCTTCCGACGCTGCTGCCGAAGCTGCCGACGAGGCTTCGGAGGAACATAAGTCAAACTCTAATTCTAGCAGTGAAAGTTCCAGCCTTACTGCAACCACAACCGCCGCCGCAGCAGCGAATACCTCCGGTGCTGCCACCGCTGAGGTTGTGTCGGCAGCTTCTTCAAACTCAGCTTCAACTTTTCTCAACTTTCACGAATCCAACTTCTTCCTACCTACTAGTACGAACTCAAGCTTTGATCATCAGCCATTAATAGATCATTCTGCCGAAGGCCATATTTTCCAGGACATTGGGAACTTTACGAACCTGATGACGTCGTCGAACGATCCATCGGTAGTAGGGTTTAACATGATGGAGATGCCGGCGTACCGGTTGCCGGAAAACCAGAACTCAAATGAGCATTGGAATCAACCGGCGAAGATGGTGGGAACAGATCAGCCGGTTAATGACTTGAAGATGGAACAAATGGATACTGGTTTCATGAATCAAACGGGTCGGGTCGAGTTTGGGTTACAGCAGAGCAGGGTAAACAACAATGAGATCGCTCCACTAGATTGGCAAactggaggtgggggtggagatGGTGAACATGGGCTGTATGATTTAACGGGAACCGTTGATCAATCTTACTGGAGTCAAACACAGTGGAGTGAAAATGATCATTCCCTTAATTTTCTCCCTTgatctttttctccttttctaaccTTTGAAAATATCAGATAAAAATAAACgaagttggaattttgagaaAAGAAGTGGAGAATTATATATGTTTGGTATGTATATTAAATTCTCATATTTTTAAGTTTAGACCTGTTTTAGATTTGGCTGGAGTTAGGGTTTGATGTTTATAATTTCAATATGGAAATGTAACTGACCTCTCCACGCtaattactttttctttttgtttaactTCCCGGCGAGGGGTATATTTAGATATTTATGCAAGTGTATCTTAATTGTGAAAGTCAAGTTAATTGTGAACGAAGTATAGGGAACAACTTATGAAATGTTAATTGTGTACGTGTTGGTGTACTATTCATTTCTACTCGTTGCATTAATTATCCATTTTCTTCCTTAACTGCTTAATCAATGATAGAACTTGCATTATCCATTATGGTTCAACCTCCGTAGGTAAGTGTTGGATCTGCATACACATTATTCTTTTGAGATCCTACACGGTAAGAATATACTAgcatattattgttgttggttCATTTTAAAGCGTGCGTCTGCACAAAGATCATTCATAGTTTTATACTCTTTGCTTTTATTACGctcattaagaaaatactaaattttataAAAGAATATCTACTATGACTAAATTACCTCTAATTAAACGTTTAATGTGAGAAGtaagaaaactaaaaagaatAGGAACGTAGTATTATTTTGTAAAGCCAATTACATAACATACTATAATGTTTTCTTTCATATTGGTATTAGAGCCGCTCGAAGCCCTGAATTAGAGTGTACTGAATTTTTTGTGCATGGCCAATGAAAAATAATTGAATGAAGCCTGCGTGAGAAGCGTGTTGAAGAGACAATAATCATTTTTAATGAATATCCTTGAATATGGATGCTGGAGATGGAATGCGAATGTAGTTGAAGAAGGGCCACGTAGGCGTTGTAGTTGGATTTAGATAATAAGATAGGATATTTAGGGAAATGTACGGACAGCAGTGATTTGGTGCGGCCGGAGAGTAAATGAGCAATGGGGTTGTGGGAAAGGCATGTGGACCGCCATTGGAGAAAATCCATAACtaaaatgtgattttttttttgataaatagTACCTTAATAGGTGTAAAAAAAAGatgatattttttatatataacgtCCAAATACTGGGTATTATACATTAATGTTAATTAtaccgttaatgtatagcgtcCAGTATTTGGGCGCTATACATAAAAAACTGACACTATATGTATAGCGCCCAAATACCCGGCGCTATACATATTTTATAAAAATCGATCGTCTTCTTCAAGACGACGattctgcttcatcttcctcaatatttaacattttcttcttcttggtcCTCCACTCTCATATCCGCTGCCCcaccatttaaaaaaaaaattgggtcccCCGTTACATAAAATGTGAATAACGTAGGTCCCACATTCAAGTAGAGCTTCGTAttattgttgattcacacttTCGGAGTCAATCTCAATCTATTTGCTTTcagaaaattctaaatcgaggtatttcggtttattttaaattgaaacttttataataatgcatattatttgatttatatgtgttttatttcggattgtgttttttttttcgaaactagtatgttaaatttatccggatttaatattagtgttttataaaaaaaaatataaatttttcaaataaatttgtctgttaatatcctgatttatatatatgcGTTTTCATGCCGTTTGTATTTTATTTGcaactaaatttatttgttgtttatgtttagtttagattattttttagcgtagtaaaatctagatatttttagcgtagtaaaatgtagacccttttagcgtagtaaaatttagagtcttgtagcgtagtaatgtgtagtattttaatttagaattccatgatggacgttttcaatTAGGTGATGACTGTCGGATGGGCCACtcgtaaaattcatatccggctgGTAgcccctattaaatatatgagctttaatacaaattcaatacaccaaaaatatacataattaacacaaatgaaaattgaagtttaccactcgtcttgtgaattatggaaagcagagtataaattattttctcactgCTCATTCGTcggcggtgataagtttaaatcaaggaaaactctttcatccggaacctTTCCGGCAAAAAATGCTCCAGAATAaacacccgatgactgggggttatctctactacgcacaacctcgttTTTTGGAAGGTCTTCGatcttcacgtacatctccaacattgtgattacaagaaattttcggcattcatccggagtcctccaAAAAccactcaaagtttcatcatcgccgatgttaaactccgagtaaaaagTAACCTCTTGCGGAGTAACGGAATACAAATATCTTCCGattactttaagtatcactgaacgtttcctcacacttatttttttgcataacaacgatatcaatttgtcatactccattgtaagtggcaatttaacatgacactgagcaggtaaactgtagctcacagagttattctccatcacaacctcaccctctcccccccaatataataaaactctgattctacgctcttcagacataataaaaaaatgctggagaatttaacaacaataaacgtttcaacaagagtATGGAAATGGCTAGCCGGGAAATTTCTATGCTACACAccttttgaatgaatttttatacaatcctaacctctttatatagAAAATGGCTAGccagattttttttatatatagcgcccaaaaagtgggcactatacgcttttgaattattgaagtcaggaatTATTAGTGGAGCTAGGAAAAAGGTATATAGCGTCCATATACATAAATTTTTATGTATAGCACCGGGTATTTGGGCGCTATACATATAGTGTCacctttttatatatagcgcccaaatacTAGGCGCTATATATTAACGACACAGTTAACGTTAATGTATAACGCCCAgtatttgggcgctatatataaaaatgttatCTTTTGTTTTACACCTATTAAGGTGCTActtgtccaaaagaaccacattttggttctgGACTCATTGGAGAAAGGGTCGAAAATCCCTAGCTcgattgtatagaaattcattcaaaaggTGTATAGCATAGAAATTTCCCGGCTAGCCATTTTCATACTCTTGTTGAAAcatttattgttgttaaattctccagcattttttcattatgtctgaagagcgtagaataagagtttcattatattggggggggtgggtgaggttgtgatggagaataactctgtgggctacagtttacctgctcagtgtcatgttaaattgccacttacaatggagtatgataaattgatatcgttgttatgcaaaaaaatgagtgtgatgAAACattcagtgatacttaaagtaaccggaagatatccgtatttcGTCACTCCGCAAGGAGTTGCTTTTTACTTGGCGTTTAACATCGACGAggatgaaactttgagtgattttctaAGGACTCCATATGAATGCCAGGAATTTCTTGTAAttacaatgttggagatgtacgtgaaggtcgaaggccttccaaaaaacgaggttgtgcgtagtagagataaactctagtcatcgggtggttattctggagcagtttttgccggataGGTTCCGGATGAAAGTGTcttccttgatttaaacttatcaccgccggcgaatgagcagcgagaaaataatttataccctgctttccataatttacaaGACGAGtagtaaacttcaattttcatttgtgttaattatgtatattttttgtgtattgaatttgtattaacgcttatatatttaatagggggtaccggccggatatcaattttacaagtggcccatccggtagtcatcatCTAATTAAAAACGTCTATCatggaatttcatcacattacgacttgtaagtgaagtgatatagccatatggaaatcatttattaattcagtagcttatatttttgttggttgtgcagtgaaaacgagcaagttgaaccacccgtactcactcaattgaccgaaaacgacgtattacatcgggatctggcagatgcacagagtgaggaacagaacagtgattacgataacaatgccgatgaatccggagacgagacaccctttcctcgtgaggatggtgatccGCAGGATGAGGAGGAAGGCCTTATTTGAAGAGAGGCCCCCTAGACGAAGAGTGTACGAGTCAGAAGTGccatttcattcaagggagattccttacattgataacttgccaatcgtgccggatgtggaagctctcacaagggattttgatgaaattcggacagcaatgtgggatgagtctagaccaacggtgcttgcaaaggggatgctttttcctgataaagcgcgcGTAAGCAAGGCTTGTAAAATacacaacgtaaaagagtgtcgtgagatgcaggtatgggagtcaagtccgatggtatacaaggttgtttgacgcaggtggttttggccatatAATTGGATGTTGCTTGCAACTaagaagaagacaggtatgtggaaagtaGGTAAATatattcccacccacacatgtgaaatggacacattcaacgggaatcacttcaacttggatattgacttgatttatCTTGTACGTATTCCGCACCTCGAAGCgcc
Above is a window of Nicotiana tabacum cultivar K326 chromosome 8, ASM71507v2, whole genome shotgun sequence DNA encoding:
- the LOC107780876 gene encoding dof zinc finger protein DOF5.4-like: MQDIHPIGGGGGRFFGGGGDRRLRPNNHQNQQVLKCPRCDSPNTKFCYYNNYNLSQPRHFCKSCRRYWTKGGVLRNVPVGGGCRKSKRSKPKPAPPSDAAAEAADEASEEHKSNSNSSSESSSLTATTTAAAAANTSGAATAEVVSAASSNSASTFLNFHESNFFLPTSTNSSFDHQPLIDHSAEGHIFQDIGNFTNLMTSSNDPSVVGFNMMEMPAYRLPENQNSNEHWNQPAKMVGTDQPVNDLKMEQMDTGFMNQTGRVEFGLQQSRVNNNEIAPLDWQTGGGGGDGEHGLYDLTGTVDQSYWSQTQWSENDHSLNFLP